From Triticum aestivum cultivar Chinese Spring chromosome 4A, IWGSC CS RefSeq v2.1, whole genome shotgun sequence, a single genomic window includes:
- the LOC123086185 gene encoding proteasome subunit alpha type-5, giving the protein MFLTRTEYDRGVNTFSPEGRLFQVEYAIEAIKLGSTAIGLMTKDGVVLAVEKRVTSPLLEPSSVEKIMEIDEHVGCAMSGLIADARTLVEHARVETQNHRFSYGEPMTVESTTQAICDLALRFGEGDEESMSRPFGVSLLIAGHDEHGPSLYYTDPSGTFWQCKAKAIGSGSEGADSSLQEQYNKELTIAEAETIALSILKQVMEEKVTPNNVDIAKVSPSYHLYTPSEVEAVISRL; this is encoded by the exons ATGTTTCTCACGAG GACGGAGTACGACCGTGGGGTCAACACCTTCTCCCCGGAGGGGCGGCTGTTCCAGGTCGAGTACGCCATTGAGGCCATCAAG TTGGGCTCCACTGCAATCGGCTTGATGACTAAGGATGGTGTTGTACTGGCTGTTGAGAAACGTGTCACCTCACCGCTGCTG GAACCAAGCAGTGTGGAGAAAATCATGGAAATTGATGAGCATGTCGGCTGTGCCATGAGTGGCCTTATTGCTGACGCCAGAACACTGGTTGAGCATGCTCGTGTTGAGACTCAG AATCATAGGTTCTCATATGGGGAGCCAATGACAGTAGAATCTACCACACAAGCTATCTGTGACTTGGCTTTGCGCTTTGGTGAAGGTGATGAAGAATCAATG TCACGGCCGTTTGGAGTCTCTCTCCTTATTGCTGGTCATGATGAACATGGACCCAGCTT GTATTACACAGACCCATCGGGGACCTTTTGGCAGTGCAAGGCCAAGGCCATTGGGTCGGGCTCTGAAGGAGCTGATAGCTCATTACAAGAGCAGTACAACAAG GAACTGACCATCGCTGAGGCAGAGACCATAGCCCTTTCTATCCTGAAGCAGGTTATGGAAGAAAAG GTGACCCCGAACAACGTTGACATTGCGAAGGTCTCCCCTAGCTACCACCTCTACACCCCTTCTGAGGTTGAAGCGGTCATCTCGAGGTTGTGA